The Candidatus Koribacter versatilis Ellin345 genome has a segment encoding these proteins:
- a CDS encoding enoyl-CoA hydratase/isomerase family protein — protein MASPSNPAVKIYEFIEFEIADGLARISLNHPPYNVLTVPLMTELAEAIESLESKNEVKCILLTSAQKQFFSAGISIEDSRPDRVFQTLEAFNHVFQSISEISKPLIVVVNGQAVGAGSELVAFGDMVIATPNAKFMQPEVKMGVFPPFAAIMLPAVIGPKKTYELILTGQALSADEALELGFVNRVVPEAGLENTVNELISRISEFSSPVLAMTKKVIASSIGRPLAEAMKRSQDIYLNQLMALQDVEEGLRAVLEKRKPVWKNR, from the coding sequence ATGGCTTCACCCTCGAATCCCGCAGTCAAAATCTACGAATTTATCGAGTTCGAAATTGCCGACGGCCTGGCCCGCATCAGCCTGAACCATCCGCCGTACAACGTGCTCACCGTCCCGCTGATGACCGAACTCGCCGAGGCCATCGAGAGCCTGGAGAGCAAGAACGAGGTCAAATGCATCCTGCTCACCTCGGCGCAGAAACAGTTTTTCTCGGCCGGAATTTCGATCGAAGATTCCCGTCCTGACCGCGTCTTCCAAACGCTCGAAGCCTTCAATCACGTCTTCCAGTCGATCTCCGAAATCTCGAAGCCGCTGATCGTCGTCGTGAACGGCCAGGCCGTGGGCGCCGGCTCCGAACTGGTCGCTTTCGGCGACATGGTCATCGCCACCCCCAACGCCAAGTTCATGCAGCCGGAAGTAAAAATGGGTGTTTTCCCGCCCTTCGCGGCCATCATGTTGCCCGCCGTGATCGGCCCCAAAAAGACCTATGAACTGATCCTCACCGGCCAGGCGCTCAGCGCCGACGAAGCCCTCGAACTTGGCTTCGTGAACCGCGTGGTTCCGGAAGCCGGCCTCGAAAACACCGTGAATGAGCTCATCTCGCGCATCTCCGAGTTCAGTTCGCCAGTTCTCGCAATGACCAAGAAAGTCATCGCCAGCTCTATTGGGCGTCCGCTCGCCGAAGCGATGAAGAGATCGCAGGACATCTACCTCAACCAACTCATGGCGCTTCAGGACGTCGAAGAGGGCCTTCGCGCCGTGCTGGAAAAACGGAAGCCGGTCTGGAAGAATAGGTAA